From Methyloterricola oryzae, a single genomic window includes:
- a CDS encoding YezD family protein, with translation MMMPTDIPKRSPEQPHDVVQRILEALHGLRYGSVEIIVHDGRVVQIERREKVRLDLSSPSR, from the coding sequence ATGATGATGCCAACAGACATTCCTAAACGCAGTCCAGAACAGCCTCATGATGTGGTCCAGAGAATTTTGGAGGCCTTGCATGGTTTGCGTTACGGCTCGGTGGAAATCATCGTGCACGACGGCCGCGTCGTGCAAATCGAGCGCCGAGAGAAAGTGCGCCTCGATCTGTCCTCGCCTTCCCGTTAA